Proteins encoded within one genomic window of Camelina sativa cultivar DH55 chromosome 19, Cs, whole genome shotgun sequence:
- the LOC104766699 gene encoding 3-ketoacyl-CoA synthase 8 — protein sequence MKNLKIVFLKIFFISSMAALAMKQFQINLDDLQNFFLHQIQNNLQTISLLSFLVGFVWILYMLTRPKPVYLVDFSCYLPPSHLKVSMQTLMGHARRAREAGMCWKNKENDYLVDFQAKILERSGLGQETYIPEGLQCFPLQQGLGASRKETEEVIFGALDNLFHNTGVEPDDIGILVVNSSTFNPTPSLASMIVNKYKLRDNIKSLNLGGMGCSAGVIAVDAAKGLLQVHRNTYAIVVSTENITQNLYLGKNKSMLVTNCLFRLGGAAVLLSNRSRDRARAKYQLLHTVRIHTGSDDRSFECATQEEDEDGIIGVTLTKNLPMVAARTLKINIATLGPLVLPLKEKLAFFITFVKKKYFKPELKNYTPDFKLAFEHFCIHAGGRALIDELEKNLKLSPLHVEASRMTLHRFGNTSSSSIWYELAYTEAKGRMKEGDRIWQIALGSGFKCNSSVWVALRDVKPSANSPWEDCMDRYPVEIDI from the coding sequence ATGAAGAACTTAAAGATAGTTTTCTTgaagatcttcttcatctcttcaatGGCAGCATTAGCCATGAAACAATTTCAGATCAACTTAGATGATCTCCAAAACTTCTTCCTCCACCAAATACAAAACAACCTCCAAACCATAAGCCTTCTCTCGTTTCTTGTTGGTTTTGTGTGGATCCTTTACATGTTAACCCGACCTAAACCCGTTTACCTTGTTGACTTCTCCTGCTACCTCCCACCGTCGCATCTCAAGGTCAGTATGCAAACGCTAATGGGACACGCGAGACGTGCAAGAGAAGCAGGCATGTGttggaagaacaaagagaaCGACTATTTAGTTGACTTCCAGGCAAAGATTCTTGAACGTTCCGGTCTTGGTCAAGAAACGTACATCCCAGAAGGTCTTCAGTGCTTCCCGCTTCAGCAAGGCCTTGGGGCTTCACGTAAAGAGACGGAAGAAGTGATATTCGGAGCTCTTGACAATCTTTTCCACAACACCGGTGTAGAACCTGATGATATCGGTATCTTGGTGGTGAACTCTAGCACGTTTAATCCAACTCCATCACTCGCGTCCATGATTGTGAACAAGTACAAACTCAGAGACAACATCAAGAGTTTGAACCTTGGAGGAATGGGTTGCAGTGCTGGAGTAATAGCTGTTGATGCCGCCAAGGGATTACTACAAGTTCATAGGAACACTTATGCCATTGTAGTAAGCACAGAGAACATCACTCAGAACTTGTACTtggggaaaaacaaatcaatgcTTGTCACAAACTGCTTGTTCCGGCTTGGTGGTGCTGCGGTTCTGCTTTCCAACAGATCTAGAGACCGTGCACGCGCGAAATACCAGCTCCTTCACACGGTACGGATACATACTGGATCTGATGATAGGTCCTTCGAGTGTGCAAcgcaagaagaagatgaagatggcaTAATTGGAGTTACCTTGACAAAGAATCTACCAATGGTGGCAGCAAGGACTCTTAAGATCAATATTGCAACTTTGGGTCCTCTTGTTCTTCCATTGAAAGAGAAGCTTGCCTTCTTTATTACTtttgtcaagaagaagtatTTCAAGCCAGAGTTGAAGAATTATACACCAGACTTCAAGCTTGCCTTTGAGCATTTCTGTATCCACGCTGGTGGAAGAGCTCTTATAGATGAGCTGGAGAAGAATCTTAAGCTTTCTCCCTTACACGTAGAGGCGTCAAGAATGACACTACACAGGTTTGGTAATACTTCTTCGAGCTCAATTTGGTATGAGTTGGCTTATACAGAAGCTAAAGGAAggatgaaggaaggagataggATTTGGCAGATTGCTTTGGGGTCAGGTTTTAAGTGCAACAGTTCAGTCTGGGTGGCTCTACGAGACGTTAAACCTTCAGCTAACAGTCCATGGGAAGACTGCATGGACAGATACCCGGTTGAGattgatatttaa